In Chloroflexota bacterium, one genomic interval encodes:
- a CDS encoding helix-turn-helix domain-containing protein, whose amino-acid sequence MNMKQASPDRWLSIREASQTLGVHIGTVREWADHGRLASYRTPGGHRRFRNADLQRFLSLQHTPDTTTPDERVLRRVRADLQTSSHQEQAASAEYGGHPREIGRQLLACVTRFAQEPELRNSLLTEGRAIAQTYGQALAEGGLSAGNAARAALRYRRIVLPAVLSETLGSRTGDEEDAQFFQRISDFLDEILLAILDVYP is encoded by the coding sequence ATGAACATGAAGCAGGCTTCCCCAGACCGCTGGCTCTCAATCCGCGAAGCCAGCCAGACCCTGGGCGTTCATATCGGCACTGTGCGCGAGTGGGCCGACCACGGTCGGTTGGCGAGTTACCGCACCCCCGGCGGCCACCGCCGCTTCCGGAACGCCGATCTGCAACGCTTCCTCTCGCTTCAACATACACCTGATACGACCACACCCGACGAGCGCGTGCTTAGGCGCGTGCGCGCCGATTTGCAGACATCGTCTCACCAGGAGCAGGCCGCTTCCGCCGAATACGGCGGGCACCCGCGCGAAATCGGCCGGCAACTGCTGGCCTGTGTCACACGCTTTGCGCAGGAACCGGAGTTGCGCAACAGCCTGCTGACGGAGGGGCGCGCGATCGCGCAGACGTATGGCCAGGCACTGGCCGAGGGCGGCCTGTCGGCCGGCAACGCCGCGCGCGCCGCACTGCGCTACCGCCGCATTGTACTGCCGGCGGTGCTGAGCGAAACGCTCGGCTCGCGCACCGGCGACGAGGAAGACGCGCAGTTCTTCCAGCGCATCAGCGACTTCCTGGACGAAATCCTGCTCG